In Rhodococcus sp. OK302, one genomic interval encodes:
- a CDS encoding TetR/AcrR family transcriptional regulator, translating to MQTSVRRHQRMELRTVCERDVGGVTKESRRDRQRREIKRDIVAEARRKLEEGGPSAVTLRGIAREVGMSAPALYTYFPSLGELFTELIVQSYKSLEDSITAAFSVLAGSDLEQRLAAGPVAYRAWAIEHRRQFNLIFFDQIGGYAAPADGPTVSAQTDVLQPIAVQYAEARGYSLIELLADSDLLDDFLGWWGAFHGIVALEVNHHLDWREPETIFRRHLDASIRGLLATDTTTRR from the coding sequence ATGCAGACCTCCGTCCGGCGACACCAGCGCATGGAACTGCGCACCGTCTGCGAACGGGACGTGGGTGGAGTGACAAAGGAAAGCAGGCGCGACAGGCAGCGCCGAGAAATCAAACGGGACATCGTCGCCGAAGCGCGCCGGAAACTCGAGGAAGGTGGACCGAGCGCCGTCACCCTCCGCGGGATCGCTCGCGAGGTTGGAATGAGTGCGCCCGCGCTCTACACCTACTTCCCCAGCCTCGGCGAGCTGTTCACCGAGTTGATCGTCCAGAGTTACAAATCGCTCGAAGACAGCATCACTGCCGCATTCAGTGTGTTGGCAGGGTCGGATCTCGAGCAGCGCCTTGCCGCGGGGCCAGTTGCCTACCGGGCCTGGGCGATCGAACATCGGCGCCAGTTCAATCTCATCTTCTTCGACCAGATCGGCGGGTACGCCGCGCCAGCTGACGGACCGACAGTGTCCGCGCAAACTGACGTTCTGCAACCGATTGCTGTCCAATACGCCGAGGCTCGGGGATACTCCCTCATCGAACTGCTGGCCGACAGTGATCTCCTCGATGACTTTCTCGGATGGTGGGGAGCATTTCACGGCATCGTTGCCCTCGAGGTCAACCATCATCTCGACTGGCGCGAACCGGAAACAATCTTCCGTCGTCACCTCGATGCCAGCATCCGAGGCCTCCTCGCAACAGATACGACAACTCGCCGGTGA
- a CDS encoding VOC family protein codes for MSPDGGLHHLTLQSVKEPKSGKNRVHLDIFVDDLDSEVLRLADLGAQTLEEHNEEGGYRTMILADPLGNEFCLVQR; via the coding sequence GTGTCGCCGGACGGAGGTCTGCATCACCTCACGTTGCAAAGCGTGAAGGAGCCGAAATCCGGAAAAAACCGGGTTCACCTGGATATTTTCGTCGATGATCTCGACTCGGAAGTGCTGCGATTAGCTGATCTCGGCGCTCAAACATTGGAAGAACACAACGAGGAAGGTGGGTACCGAACCATGATTCTGGCCGACCCGTTGGGAAACGAGTTCTGCCTCGTTCAGCGCTGA
- a CDS encoding VOC family protein: MAHIQRFDHIGITVADLDSATAFFVGLGLEVEGTGSVEGEFVETVCGIPGAHCEIVMLRPPGEGSRLELSAFVTPDHVPGSPTAMANELGLRNVSFEVGDLQAAVDAVAADGYGLIGGIGEYENSVRMAYVRGPEGIIVSLFEQIG, encoded by the coding sequence ATGGCCCACATACAACGTTTCGACCACATCGGAATCACCGTCGCGGACCTCGACTCGGCAACTGCGTTCTTCGTCGGACTGGGTCTCGAGGTCGAGGGCACCGGATCCGTGGAAGGCGAGTTCGTGGAAACCGTCTGTGGCATCCCCGGCGCGCACTGCGAAATCGTCATGCTGCGTCCGCCCGGTGAAGGGTCCCGGCTGGAGCTTTCGGCCTTCGTGACGCCTGACCACGTGCCCGGGTCGCCGACGGCGATGGCCAACGAGCTTGGGCTTCGTAACGTGTCCTTCGAGGTAGGCGACCTCCAAGCGGCCGTCGATGCGGTTGCTGCGGACGGGTACGGGCTCATCGGCGGAATCGGTGAGTACGAGAACAGCGTGCGGATGGCCTACGTGCGTGGACCCGAAGGGATCATCGTGTCCCTGTTCGAGCAGATCGGCTAA
- the bioD gene encoding dethiobiotin synthase, protein MSILIVTGTSTDVGKTVVTAALASAALQSGKSVAVLKPAQTGVAPGEAGDLAEIDRLTGGGASLVELARYPDPLAPDTAARRSGLPMLTLDEVVDKARELDAAHDLTLVEGAGGVLVRLGVGGFTIRDVAVELSAPALLVVASGLGTLNHTALSVEALAARGVRCAGLVIGSWSVDPDLAERCNREDLVSVTGVPLLGSMPAGTGQVSSEEFARRAFENFEGAHAR, encoded by the coding sequence ATGAGCATTCTGATCGTGACGGGCACATCGACTGATGTCGGAAAGACAGTGGTGACAGCGGCATTGGCGTCGGCTGCGCTCCAATCCGGCAAGTCGGTGGCTGTTCTCAAGCCCGCGCAAACCGGGGTCGCACCCGGTGAGGCTGGGGATCTGGCCGAGATCGATCGACTGACCGGAGGCGGGGCGAGCTTGGTCGAACTGGCACGATATCCGGATCCGCTAGCTCCCGATACCGCGGCGCGGCGAAGTGGTTTGCCGATGCTCACACTCGACGAGGTAGTGGACAAGGCCCGAGAGTTGGATGCTGCGCACGATCTGACGCTGGTCGAAGGTGCCGGTGGCGTGCTGGTCCGCCTCGGCGTCGGCGGATTCACGATTCGAGATGTCGCAGTGGAACTCTCGGCTCCGGCGCTCCTGGTGGTTGCGTCGGGATTGGGCACGCTCAACCACACTGCATTGAGCGTCGAAGCGCTGGCAGCCAGGGGAGTGAGGTGCGCTGGATTGGTGATCGGATCCTGGTCCGTCGACCCGGATTTGGCCGAACGCTGTAATCGCGAAGACCTCGTGTCGGTCACCGGTGTGCCGCTACTCGGCTCGATGCCTGCTGGTACCGGCCAGGTGAGTTCCGAGGAATTTGCACGTCGGGCATTCGAGAACTTTGAAGGCGCGCACGCGCGTTAG